The following is a genomic window from Solanum lycopersicum chromosome 6, SLM_r2.1.
tgtacttattcatttatgtGAGGTCTGCAACAAGCATGAATCGAAACAACAGGAGCATACCAATCTACGCATTGCACGTTCAAAGCACCAGAATGCATCTGCTTCATTCTCAAGAAGAATAATAATTGGGGAGCAAATATCAGTCATTCCTGTTCAAAAAATAAGACAGAAGGTTTACAAAATGTTCTTGatgtttcaaaaaatttatttctaaatactGCTATAATACCTTGAACATAACCAATATCTTTATCTATCCATGCATAGACAGCTAGCACATCCCAGAGTTTTGCCTGATTAGCTTGATTCTCATAAAATACAAGAGAACGATCCGTACGAACAACATCCAGACCTAAACAACATCATAAGCCATGACAGTTTTAGATATTTTCAGGAAACCAGTCTAAACTTACGCACAATCTTCCTTACGAAGGCAAAATGAATGGCATTTCCATTTTTTCAATTCATCCATTATAAATGGACACATGAAAACTGACAAAGctcatttaaaatttcttactgTTGTTCGAAACTGACGATAGCTTATGATCAGTCGTAACTCGTACGTATCAACAACCTTCAACATAATAAACTATATGTATCATGTTGAAGAAAATCTGTCTGGAGTTGAACTACTTAAATTGGAACTTCAGTGAAATGTTGAAGCCTAGAATCTAGCATCATTGGCGGGCATAACGAGAAAATAACATGCAAGGGATCTTCTGAATGACTTGATTAACAATGTACAAACGGTGCTCCTTATATGAGTCTTAGGTTATGTATAATATGGTAGGTGATAATCCCTTTATTAATAAGGCAAGTAAATATTCTATATTTGAATACAAgatagggaaaagggtcaaaaataccccacaacttttatttattagtttactTCACCCTTACTGTTAAAATCAAGTTATTTATACCCTCACGTCTACAAACTTGTCACCCGTACCCTTCAATTGGATGGAAAATcccaaatcaacaaaaaaaaacaatcttaaTTAAATTACCCGATTTCTTCTTTTAATCTAGATAACGGACTATATAAAGGGTTTTAGTTGGAGTGTGCACATCCTTAATCTACATACTCCTCCAACATTTAATTCCCTTCTCCTCTCCCCCTCTGAATTTCAtcgaactacacagtgactaaTTCacagaaatttttttgaacataATAACTATATTGGAAAAGCAATGTTCCATGTATCAATTCCTTCATCTCAAATACCATAACCAATGGaagttggggggggggggggggagcaaACATCTTTAGAATAACAAACTTTGGTTATATTCTGCACAACTAAGAACTACCTCAAAATTATAGCTATGTTGACTATTTAAGTTTTGTTGAAAAAGCATAAAGTTGGAAAACAGTGTATTACTGGCCATTAGTTGTTCAAACTGGAAAGAATTTGAGAATATGAACAAATGATTGTGATAGACAGACTGGAAAGAGAATTTCtgttgaaattcaattttttccaaCAACCACCCACCCTTCTTCTATGACTAAATATAGAGAGATAGATACATGGAGTTCTGCAGCAAATATGAATGTATAGAGTTTGCAAATTAAAACTAGAGATAGTAGTGGTATGAGTACTGACCAATTTGGGACAAGTTAAGCTTCCACTGGACCACTTTCTTCTCATAAACACCGTCATCGACTGGCATGCCATTGTTAGTATCATGTCCATTACTGGTAGTGTTCGCAAGCTCTATAGGTTGGCCATCATCCGTGACTATAGCATTTGTGGTAAACTTTCCACTGCCAATAACAGGTACTAGCTTTTGGCATTCAGATTTCCACACAGCATATTGCTCtctaagtaaaaaaaatcagattCTTAGTCAACTCATAAATAAGTCAtaagaaatttattaaagaaaaagaatattataagGATGAAAGAAGGCACGGTTGTGTTTTCAGCTGATAGTGATCGTATACTTTTATAATTTGGTTCTCCAggcaaaaatacattttttgttgtcaacttatTAAACCCACTACCACTATCCCACAAAGGTGTGCACATACTTGTGAAGGAAACCAGAAGAAAGATAAAAGCTTGGAAGGAGTGATATAATACTGCACATGCCCCGTCATTCATGACAAAAACTTTTGTTGTCTTTATCTTTTTTGTACGTTCACGGTATCATTATTACCGCTGTCTTTActgtttttatttctaaatttcaaCCTTTGACTGACCATTCTTCTTTCTGGTCCTGCAATACATTATGAGGCTCATGAGAGATCAAAGTCCCCAACTGATGAGATCAATCTCTGGCAATCCCTTTACCGATGAATTTAATCTTTTCTTGGCTATGTTTAATTATCTTTTAGCACTCATTTTCAATTGCACGCCAAGACTCAAGAATCAAGATACCAGAGAACTTACTGGTCAAGGATTTGACTATTGGTCTGTCGTCATCCAGCTTTTGTAGTTAAGACTAAAGGCACAAAGATTGGACCTCAATACATAAACTCATAAAGATTTCAAAGTTCATAGGCAATCTTTTGCCAAGGGGTCCTTATGATAAGAAAAGCTAAACCAAGCTGAACCTAACAAAATTGTCTGAAACTTGGCTTGTTCATTATGGAGAGTTAGATTAAACCAGACTTGCCCAGCTGAACCCAAATTGGCTCACCTCCGTCTAAGTCCTAACTAGATCAGGATTCCGAAAGTTGATCTTTGATAAGAATAACTCTATGAACATGAAAAGTTTTTTGTGTAAATTACACAGAGGGCCTTCAATAGCTGCATGTGTTTATGCATCAAATTGAACAAATTCAATGCATAATGAGTCCCTATAGTTATGATTGTTGATTACCTCTACTATTTATAGTCTATATTGAATAAGTGTATAGACCATAGCTGAAACGAGTTAGATTACCTCCGTTGTTGTCTAAGTTCATTTCTTTCCTCAAATGTGCTATTGGGATCAAAACAACCCAGCAAGAACTCCCATACAGCCCCTTTAATTGATGGATGAATCCCCTAGCATtcacaaaataatcaataagCATCAGAGTTCTCAAGACTTAAGTTTTCAGCTAAACAGCTAGCAGATTGTGATAGACAATGACTCCTTATAATGAATTCAATGGGCGTGCTATGGTGGATCTGATTTTCTGCCTAATATATAGTTTATAGAAGTGTAATCAATGCTATGCCGAAATGCTATTCCAAATCATGAATAATTTTACTGGCTAAACTTTTGTATAATTTAGACTACCCGAAACTGTCCAAAGTCAAACCAACAAGGTATTGTAGcatagataaaataattattgctCCGGAATAAGCGCACTGATTGTTTCCcctttattattattcatagaGCAGTTAAAACTTCTTACATCATAAAAATTTCTACTATTAACACAAAAAAAGATCTTAAATGCTTCCCTATCAAGGCTTCCAACTGAAATAACATTGCTGGAAAATCATAACTGGAATGAACCTTCTATCTCGTTATAGTTAATGAAATAATCTTTCTATAAGTGGAGATAACTGAGCAAGAGTAATTGATGAAATTGGTGTCCCATGAAGTTTTTCGCCTTCAACAGTTCACCACTTGCACAAATTGAGGATCAATTATGCTCCAAATGTCCACCAAATGAGCAACTTCAGTTCAAGTTAAAACTTCACCAGGTGGCAAAAGCTCTTGCTAAAAAATAATGAACTGTTCACATTCAttaaaaagaagataaatttcATCTTTGATGACAAGTAGTATGAGGATCGGCGTTGTTCAACTAGGTCAAAGTCATGAAAAGGGCAAGTTAGGAGAAGGAGACCAAAAGTGAAATGCATTATCATTTTAGGAAATCACTATAAAGCTAAAGGTGGAGTACAAAGAAGGAATGGACAACATGAACTAGAGAGAAATCCAGGGGGTGAAGGGCTGTCACAATGAACGGTTTAGTCATAAAAGTGTCCAATATTCCAAACTGGGAATTACAAGATAAAATGAAGAATAGACAGCTGAAATTGGACTTTCTACCAAGTAACAATTAATTTTCACATGAACCACAGAAATAGATGTAGCCATATTGTTGTAGATGAAAGGACCACCATTAACTTGGAGATCTTTAAAGTTTTAAAGCAATCCACTTGACAAGATCATGTTTCTGTTCATAGGCAAATGACAATGTGGCAcagtaaatttattaaaaatgtgcattgaacaagagagagaaaaaaagtacCCCTCGTTGGATTCGTCTAAGAACACCTGCTATATCCAAATAACCCTCTTGAGAGAATGCAGCCTTCCATCTTCTTTCACTGAGAGTTCTTCCTGCCTATCAAGCACTTTCCCAAAAATAGGAAGTGCACAAAGGTAGCATAGTGAATAAATCTGCCATCagaatttataaaatcatttcttTAGAAGGACTTGGAAAGAAACCGAGACAAACGTCACAAAAACTACAACAGACTATTCTAGTTCTTTTAACTCATTTATGTAATCAAGTGTGTATATATTCACCTAATTGATAGATTAGAATTAGACTTCCCTAAACCAAAGGGGAGAGAGCTAAAATGAGACAACATATAAATTTGTTGTCTAATGAACCAAACGAAGTGTCAATCCGACACTAATTTTTGTCGACATTATGACTTCTGTATACATTTGTATTGGAGAAATCAACAtggtttgattattttaatgctGACCATCAACCAACAGCAGCCAGATCCTGCTGCAGCCTAATTTATAAGGTTCAACTAAATTGAGTATCTTCGACATAGAGCATCAATATGtgttaaattagtaaaatttcaacgaatattaaattttgaacccATAATTTCAAAAGTGTAATGAATGAAATTGTAAGAACAAAAGGCTTAACTCATCAAATCTAAATTCGGGATCCGCCTCTAAGTCCGCAACCTCCTCTTTTATCCAAAGTTGTGTATATAAGCAAAATTTAGAAGAActtaaataaaatgatgaaaacgAATGATGTTTCAACTCACCCTAGGTCTGAATCGAGTATTAGGAACATCAGCTTGGCATTCTGGTCTAACAGGAAAATAAGAGTCTAGATCCTCCAATGAAGAATCCCCTGTTATTCAAACATAAATTCCAACCCATTATCATTatagaaaaaatcaaaacccaaaaaccCACTCAAAAtctacaagaagaagaagaaataggtAAAAATCATACTCCATTTTCCAAATAAATGTGGCACCTTTCGCTCCAAagagtcaatttgactaatctTTGAAGCTGAATTGGATTGGATCAACTCAATAtttcaaaactaaaattttgataatcaatatctatatgaaaagtactataagttGCAATTTTCATCAtgtcaatatgatgaaaaatacattACAAAATATCAATCGAAATCTACTTAGCTTAaatcttgagaaaaaaaaaatagagaagtgTCAGCATAGAGTAACAATTAGTACCATTCTTGCAGGCAACGAGCATGAAACTCCAAATACTCATTACAGTTTGAATTGACAACCCTCAAatacccattacaattacagtATAATTCCAATCAAGCCAACAACAATGACAGACCctgtgtaatcccacaagtggttTCAGGGATGATAATGTGTACGCAGACCTTATTCTACCTCAGGAAATAGAGAGACCGTTTCTCATAGTAGAAAACACCAATAAAGCTCAAAAACCATTACTTTTTTGCACGCAGCTATGTTTAAGGGttgtttaaataataaaaaaaatcgcACAAAACTCCGAGATGAAACTTACAATGATAAATCCAAAATACCAATTCGATTTCGAATTAACAAACCCCCAAACTCCCATTTCAATAATACAACTACAGTATAATTCCAATAAAACCCAAatacagaagaagaaaaaaatcaccaacaatctcAAAAGCCCATTACCATTCTTGCAGGCAGCTATTATTAAGTTCCCATGTCCTGTGGTTattcaaattatcaaaaaatcGCACAAAATCCCATCTGAGAGGGAGCTTACAATGACAATCCCCAAATACTCATTACACTTTGAATTCGAATACGAATTGACAAAATCCCAATTACCCAATTTCAATAATACAATTACAGtacaaatttcaacaaaacccAGATATAGAAAACAACAATAAAGCTCAAAAACCCTTACCATTTTTGCAGGCAGCTATTATTGAGTTGCCCATGTGTTGGGGTtgtttaaattatcaaaaagatcGCACAAAATCCCGAGATGGAGCTTATAATGACAAATTCGCAACTATAGAAGGATTCAACTAGTATGTTATAGCAAAAGATACCACTTTTCAAATCGATTTTTACAAAGTAAGATGATGGTGGAAAGAGATGAAGTAATGAATACGAAAAAATGATTAAGAATTGATGGTTAATGGGCACCAGCGAAGAGAATTTTTGTAGTTGTTTTCCGAGTTGGCATTTCCAACTGTATTACCTGCATAGCTAACCTTGTTTAGGTGCACATCATAGCTACGAGGGTTTGGAGGTCGAGGATTTAGATATACGCATAAGCATGTTAGTAGTGATGAGATTCGGAATGAGAATATTTGAGAGATGAAAATAGCTTATATAGTggacaaaataaagaaaacgaATTTGAGATAGCTTAGGCGTGTTTAGACTTTAGAGGAGGTGCAAGAGGCGTATTGTGGAGAGCACACAGGAAAAAGATAGATCGAGGAAGCATTTTGGAGAGATGATTAGACAGGACTTGACGTAACTTTATATGATTGAGGGAGTGGAGATCGCGTGTTAGGATAGAGAGATTATAGTTATAGTACTAGTTGTAcctcataattttttatcaaatatcaaatatggtTTAATTTTTATGCGCTTTTGATTATTtcgttattttaatatttgttaatatttctTCTGGGCAGATTTTGTACTGCTTTTCGtatttaatgaatatgtcttattcgTTATATTTTTTTGCTTCAATTGTATTTGATACACTTGAATCGagaatcttttaaaaataatttttttatcttcacGAGGTAATGATACGGTATGTATACATTCTACTTTTCACAAACTCAATTACTAAATTTTCACCAactatgttattattgttatatagtCAAATATTTCTATAGACTTATGTATAACCCAATGATATTTTACATTCTCTATAAATTACTTCTTTATAACTTacgatattttttttgtatagtttaaaattaattttaaaatattaaataattttaatataatttaattttgaatattaataaaaagttaaccctaaaaaattaaaacatgataAGTGCTTTAAGACAGTGATATAACTCAAATATTTCGAAATTGTGGAAATCATATGATAAGTGTATCCTCTAAGAAATTGTATTAgagaaatttatgttttttccccatatgttttaatttttgttatagaTTAATTGTTATCAGTAGGGGATATAACTATTTTCAATCGAACTTCATgattactaaaaaaaatcaaaatacaaaaagaatttataatctcaaaattgaattaaattatactaagtaaaatttaaaatattgagttaataatttttttaatctcaacTAACATATTAGAAGTTGAAATTGTCAAAGTCTACTTCAATATTAAaggttcaaattttgaattattattcaaACTCGACAATCAAAAGTTTGAATTGTTACTCAAATctgattattttgaataatttatacCAGATAATGAATTGTTGTGATTTTGTTATAAATATaaagtactatatatataagaaataaaaatctaacaaatttaatttttcccaatatataaaaaaaaatcaatgtacacaatgatataatataattttcatatgaatttttcaaataatatttaagattttaaatagtttaagcAATACCAACTTATTTTGTCACATCGATCAAACTTATGATTAATTCGATAGGTTAAGAATAAATACAGAACGTGAATATAACTTAAAGAATTTCAACAGAAaggtttaaaaatattattgttatccTACAAATTTAAAGAAGTGAATATAGTAATTCTAATATGAAAATTAAGTTTAATCAAACAAATTTTagtagaaattttttaaaacattaaaaaaaaatcatattattataatttgagGAAGTGAAttgtgaaattaaaaatataacgCAAGTTAAGATCAAgtaaatattattgaaaaagttttacAATGTTGATTAAAATAAGGATAGATAGTTCAAATTTTAACagaacaattatttttaattcgaacatatttatttgaataggatatacatttttgaaattaaacttTAATAATGACAGGTATGAAAGCTTAAACTTGATGAATCAAACTTCATGAtcaattattgaaaatttaatcgcttgcaaataaaaaattaagttcaTATTGAACTTTTTTCGTGTAAAAAACAATATGtcaaacttcaaataaaaattgaaactattTTTCTTCCAGTTTTAAATACCtgtgtaaaaaattatgtttaaaattacgaatcttataaaattttatagacCTTAGTCATGGCTTGAATGATGATCCTAAAATCGATCATTTCTATTTGCCCTAATCCATTCACATAGTATTTTTCAACTTTAGGATACAATGTCGAAAGTTATTTTCAATGTCTTAATttctaacttctttttttttttgtaaacatTAGCAATAACGTCAATATTGATCATCTATACTCTCCATAAGGGGTGTCAAAAATGAACTTAAACATAGGTAACCCATTCCAAATTTTAAGGGTTGGCTCATGAGAATTTGAatgggaaactttcacatataacaaataaaaaattcatatttgtatgctataacaaagtttgcataattgcgatccatagcaaacatagaaactgtataattcgctatacatatacagttgaagcaaattgtataaaacgaagtgtataaaacaagaaagagaaagacactttgGCAGAgtactgtataaaaacgaattgtattattataagtgtatcgcacgattatatttcaatttgaatttgtataaaacgagaaagagagaaagacaaaagagacttgacaaggaatatacaattgaatcgaattgtataaaacgagaaagagagaaattagatacaatttgaaaattgtataaaacgagaaagagagaaaggcaaaagaaactggacagtggagtatttttattgtataattataagtgtataggacgaaaatatatgtacttgcatgagtatatacaattttctcacgctttatacaaacaaaaacacaatttatacatttcgcttctgtttgtatgagtgagaaaggcgagggtggcgagcgagatttaggagagtggcgagcgagaagggaacaaaaatatatgtatttatataattttctctgctttatacaattagaaacattttctatacacttgtgtttgtataaaaagtgaggaagcgagcgagagattggaggagagtggcgagcgagatatttgggagagaggcacctgacaattttttgcaaacgtttgctatggagcacaattaaatcaaaccatagctactttatttattttaggttattagtttgctattatatacaattttcccaattTGAATTGGGTTCAATCTCAACCCGTTCAAGCCTAACTCGATTTAACAAAATTCCCAATTTAGTCAAATTCaatcttcaattttaattcgttttaaaattatttactaaTATATGTTCCAATAATaaaggtatgaattattatctatttaacgTTTTTAAGACTTGTCTATccatttgttaattttttagaaaaatcttaaGTGAAAATTCGAATTGTGatcataaaagttaaatatcaatatgttaaaattattgagattaatctgGTCAAATTGGATGATATAGACCCAATCCGTTTTTTAGCCTATTTGAACCCAACCTATTTgagcccaaagtaaacttgAGCGGGTGAAAATCCAATCCGATTTCTATCTCAACCCATTTTAATATCTccaatttcaattcaatttgcCCATTTGACACCCCTACTCACCGCCCCGTCCCCCACCCCACCAAACCAACCCATCTACATTGTAATTATCAATTTgggaaatttacataaatatactataataaaaaaatagttaccatttatagcaataatatttttttcacttgatcacttttaattcatctataatacaagtttaatacatattacaaataataatttattattcacatataatacaaattttaatgatgaataatacaaTTAtcaacattttaatacacttataatacaatgtgacaattttttaccaaacaaacatgatataattcaaaaaataattataattcatatatattgcatacataattcacttttaatatatattacagatttaacaaaatattgctataaatgataataaataaaaaatatcgctaaaatcagtaattattttttaaaatgtattaatttacaTAGCTTTCCTTATGAAGATTTTGGGCCTAAGCCCATATCATACTTTAGTGGCCCATTACCCGAAGCAACAAAAACCCTAGCACTATAATCCCCTCAATGTAAACCCTAACACAATCCTCTCTTTCGTCTCACTCTTTTTTCGCAGCTTCACAGCTCCTTCAGATCAGTAAAAATGGTGAGTTTTTGTGAATTTTCAGTTTTCTGATTTCTCTAATTCACCTGTTTTCACTGTTACGTATGTTCGGTATCactatggtttttttttttttttttgtgaaatttgaaaagaaattgtatttaattttgttgttcagCCGTTCAAGAGGTTTGTGGAGATCGGAAGAGTTGCACTCGTTAACTACGGGGAGGACTATGGGAGGCTCGTCGTCATTGTTGACGTTATCGACCAAAACAGggtactttttatattttttattttgtttcagtGCTTGATTTTAGCAGGGTATTTCCATTTGAGTTTACTTTTGATTTGTTAGAGATCTAGTGTAGTGTGATCGGTGATTTGGAGCACATTAGGTAGCATTTTATTTAGatttcaccaaaaaattattttgcagGCTCAATTGTTGAGCTTTTGCAAGAGAAGTGTGTGTTTGAGGCTTTGAGCTATTTCATGATGTTCAAATTAGTTGTTAatccattttcttttataattcttAAAAAATGCAAATATAACCGAGCTTTATGCAGAAATCTGTGAAAACTGATTTTTTTACGATTAAGTAAGGTATTTCATTAAAAAGAATCAAACAGATGCAGAATAGCATAATAGACAAAAGGGCTCACATTGAGCATAAGCAGAAGGTGTTGGTCCTTTTACAATCTTCAAACTAGTACTACTAGATAGCTGACAAAGTCAAGAAGTCGTTAAGTGCTAAATCCAGGGGTTAAAGTAACCCAACTGAACAGCATAAGTCAACATCTAGCTATCAGAGGGTGGTTCGGAGTTG
Proteins encoded in this region:
- the LOC101265340 gene encoding rab GTPase-activating protein 22 → MGNSIIAACKNGDSSLEDLDSYFPVRPECQADVPNTRFRPRAGRTLSERRWKAAFSQEGYLDIAGVLRRIQRGGIHPSIKGAVWEFLLGCFDPNSTFEERNELRQQRREQYAVWKSECQKLVPVIGSGKFTTNAIVTDDGQPIELANTTSNGHDTNNGMPVDDGVYEKKVVQWKLNLSQIGLDVVRTDRSLVFYENQANQAKLWDVLAVYAWIDKDIGYVQGMTDICSPIIILLENEADAFWCFERAMRRLRENFKSSGNSIGVQSQLRALAQIVKIVDPKLHRHLEELDGGEYLFALRMLMVLFRRELSFVDALYLWEVMWAMEYNPNIYLLYDKTLEQLPDKLNITQLKQYGKFERRILRTGATKQHDALAIFLVASVLETKKKQLMKEAKGLDDVVQILSEITGNLDAKKALNEALKIHKKYMSKVKKT